In Sphingobacteriales bacterium, the following are encoded in one genomic region:
- a CDS encoding uroporphyrinogen-III synthase, translating to MIYDNTPATDTTLAADEFDVLIFTSPLNVDAFVQQFSIREHQKIIAIGGTTAQRLQHYGYTACVAHSPDEMALAAWVY from the coding sequence GTGATTTATGATAATACTCCTGCCACCGATACAACATTAGCTGCCGATGAATTTGATGTGCTTATTTTCACAAGCCCGCTTAATGTTGATGCTTTTGTGCAACAGTTTTCTATTCGGGAGCATCAAAAAATAATTGCTATTGGCGGCACCACTGCCCAACGCTTGCAGCACTACGGCTACACGGCGTGTGTGGCACACAGCCCCGATGAAATGGCTTTGGCAGCTTGGGTATATTAA
- a CDS encoding ComEC/Rec2 family competence protein, which yields MYAETGTIHLLAVSGLHILLIGNTLYVFFVWLLRRWRKGKQTALVMAIACVVLYTLLSGLSVSAVRAALMYAMVGVGQLLGRRIITLNIVAATAFILLIFNPLSLYNIGFQLSYSAVLGIIWLNPYIQNWWISRHYWADMIWNSISVTLAASIATLPLLIYYFHQFPLYFVISNLVAVPADILLKLGLLLLAVAAIEPLGYALGVLVQQLINVMNGMLGIIQHLPGALWQPLPLSAGEAVVLYACIAGFTMFFINKHVSFLKFALLMLFILSASSFKRAFTLSQHIIVYHISKHSAIEFEHNRQVYLCRDSTLAHDAAALNFNISPRFKQERLTKTDTLLLEYDYSDERILRQSPLLVAGIHLFCCWAAPKIYPIRWVIGSRHGRIARKNNGKGATDFTTACSRYSDYRRWLGGVVRGSTAEKTFPQLYATAERVHTATKYKHINNKTANNEKASNVYSFLCTAPLAFLKIFFTKRLFYFSKVENSLCCAQCFLFR from the coding sequence ATGTATGCCGAAACAGGCACTATTCATTTGCTGGCGGTTTCGGGATTGCATATTTTGCTTATTGGCAATACTTTATATGTTTTTTTTGTGTGGTTGCTGCGGCGGTGGCGCAAAGGCAAACAAACAGCACTTGTGATGGCGATAGCCTGTGTGGTACTTTATACTTTGTTGTCGGGTTTGTCGGTGTCGGCGGTGCGTGCCGCCCTGATGTATGCAATGGTGGGCGTGGGGCAGTTGCTGGGGCGGCGCATAATTACACTGAATATCGTAGCAGCAACGGCATTTATTCTTCTGATATTCAATCCTTTATCTTTGTATAATATCGGTTTTCAGTTGTCATATTCGGCGGTTTTGGGTATTATTTGGCTCAATCCTTATATCCAAAACTGGTGGATAAGCCGCCATTATTGGGCAGATATGATTTGGAACAGCATCAGCGTTACGCTGGCAGCGAGTATTGCTACTTTGCCTTTGCTGATTTATTATTTTCATCAATTTCCTTTGTATTTTGTAATATCCAATTTGGTGGCAGTTCCAGCCGATATATTGCTGAAATTGGGATTGCTGTTGTTGGCAGTAGCCGCAATTGAGCCTTTGGGCTATGCTTTGGGCGTGTTGGTGCAGCAGTTGATTAATGTTATGAATGGTATGCTGGGCATCATACAACATTTGCCCGGAGCTTTGTGGCAGCCGCTTCCTTTGAGTGCAGGCGAAGCAGTGGTATTGTATGCCTGTATTGCGGGGTTTACGATGTTTTTTATCAATAAGCACGTTTCTTTTCTAAAATTTGCACTCTTGATGCTGTTTATTTTGTCGGCTTCTTCTTTTAAAAGAGCTTTTACATTATCGCAGCATATCATCGTTTATCATATCTCAAAACACAGCGCAATAGAGTTTGAACACAACCGACAGGTGTATTTGTGTAGAGATAGCACTTTGGCACACGATGCAGCAGCTCTCAATTTTAATATATCGCCGCGATTTAAGCAGGAGCGATTGACGAAAACAGATACTTTGCTGCTGGAATATGACTATTCTGATGAACGTATTTTGCGACAATCTCCTTTGTTGGTGGCGGGCATACATCTGTTTTGTTGTTGGGCAGCACCGAAAATATACCCGATACGCTGGGTTATTGGCAGCCGACATGGTCGTATTGCGCGGAAAAATAACGGCAAAGGCGCAACAGATTTTACGACAGCTTGCTCCCGATACTCCGATTATCGCCGATGGCTCGGTGGCGTGGTACGAGGTTCAACGGCTGAAAAAACATTTCCGCAATTATACGCCACTGCTGAACGGGTGCATACCGCTACGAAATACAAGCATATCAACAACAAAACAGCGAATAATGAAAAAGCAAGCAATGTGTACAGCTTTTTGTGTACAGCACCGCTTGCTTTTTTGAAAATATTTTTTACAAAAAGACTATTCTATTTCAGTAAAGTGGAAAACTCACTTTGCTGCGCACAATGTTTTCTATTTCGCTGA
- a CDS encoding PDZ domain-containing protein, whose amino-acid sequence MQENTPSPLPPKDFRSRAWQPFLYALVMIIGMQMGFKLYENLKMRRPVSERVATKGATEERVVEQVMGYINARYVDTARRREVLQEFLNSTLQHLDPHSRYISPEELSSVNEELEGNFEGIGIEFSIINDTIHITNTLENSPARQLGMQVGDKIVKVNDSLVAGKDLNSEQVVQLLKGKKGSSVKVSVARNGLGGLIDMNIVRDNISLESIDAAYMLNAQIGYIKIDHFSATTYKEFMSKMEQLQKEGDAAVGAGLARQWRRLFRCCHQYFR is encoded by the coding sequence ATGCAAGAAAATACTCCTTCTCCCCTTCCTCCAAAGGATTTTCGTAGTCGCGCTTGGCAGCCGTTTTTGTATGCTTTGGTGATGATTATCGGTATGCAGATGGGCTTTAAACTGTACGAAAACTTAAAAATGCGCCGTCCGGTGTCGGAGCGCGTAGCTACCAAAGGTGCTACCGAAGAGCGTGTAGTGGAGCAAGTGATGGGCTACATCAATGCCCGTTATGTGGATACCGCCCGCCGCCGCGAAGTATTGCAAGAGTTTTTAAATAGTACTTTACAACATTTAGACCCGCACTCCCGCTACATATCTCCCGAAGAGTTGAGTTCGGTAAATGAAGAATTAGAGGGCAATTTTGAAGGCATCGGCATAGAGTTTTCTATTATCAATGATACCATTCATATCACGAATACCTTAGAAAACAGCCCCGCCCGCCAACTCGGTATGCAGGTAGGCGATAAAATAGTGAAAGTAAACGACTCTTTGGTGGCCGGAAAAGATTTGAACAGCGAACAAGTAGTGCAACTGCTAAAAGGCAAAAAAGGCAGCAGCGTGAAAGTATCGGTGGCACGCAACGGCTTGGGCGGCTTGATAGATATGAACATCGTGCGCGACAATATTTCGCTCGAAAGCATAGATGCTGCCTATATGCTCAACGCACAAATCGGTTACATCAAAATAGACCATTTCAGTGCCACCACCTACAAAGAATTTATGAGTAAAATGGAGCAGTTGCAAAAAGAAGGTGATGCAGCAGTTGGTGCTGGACTTGCGCGGCAATGGCGGCGGTTATTTAGATGCTGCCACCAATATTTTAGATGA
- a CDS encoding glycogen/starch synthase — protein sequence MEKKRVLLATHEIDPYLIETEAATLINQLSRSLLAKDYEVRVLIPRFGVINERRHRLHEVVRLSGINIVIEEDDYPLLIKVASLQETRMQVYFLDNEEFFKRKQVFADDEGNSFDDNTDRMVFFCRGVMETVKKFGWAPDIIHAHGWMTSLIPLFLKTAYKKEAVFADTKIIYSAYPSPLQGNIESNFYSKALIKNVNEEDLKVFADSSVASLHTGAVHYADGVIVGAEGLPTSVLDVIHASDKPHLDYAPEQDLEAYINFYQMLFAEETK from the coding sequence ATGGAGAAAAAACGCGTCCTATTGGCGACCCACGAAATAGACCCTTACCTAATTGAAACCGAAGCAGCCACTTTGATTAACCAACTGTCGCGCAGTTTGTTGGCAAAAGACTATGAAGTGCGTGTATTGATTCCGCGTTTTGGTGTTATCAACGAAAGGCGGCATCGTCTGCACGAAGTAGTGCGCTTGTCGGGTATCAATATCGTAATTGAAGAAGATGATTATCCGCTATTGATTAAAGTAGCTTCCTTACAGGAAACGCGCATGCAAGTGTATTTTTTGGATAATGAGGAGTTTTTTAAAAGAAAACAGGTATTTGCCGATGATGAGGGCAATTCCTTTGATGATAATACAGACCGAATGGTGTTCTTTTGCAGAGGCGTAATGGAAACCGTAAAAAAATTCGGCTGGGCTCCGGATATTATCCATGCTCACGGTTGGATGACGAGCCTGATTCCTTTGTTTCTCAAAACCGCCTACAAAAAAGAAGCGGTATTCGCCGATACCAAAATTATTTATTCGGCATATCCCAGCCCTTTGCAGGGAAATATTGAAAGTAATTTTTACAGCAAAGCCCTCATTAAAAACGTAAATGAAGAGGATTTAAAAGTATTTGCTGACAGCAGCGTGGCTTCTTTGCATACCGGAGCCGTTCATTATGCCGATGGCGTAATTGTGGGTGCAGAAGGATTGCCAACTTCGGTGTTAGATGTGATTCACGCTTCTGACAAGCCGCATTTGGACTATGCTCCCGAACAGGATTTGGAGGCATATATCAATTTTTATCAAATGTTGTTTGCCGAAGAAACCAAATAA
- a CDS encoding DUF4270 domain-containing protein gives MKKNPFYHWLTACYIVLLTLAAASCNESTELGNDFLDNDDNPINTIFTDTLTLKVQLERRDSLITSSSATQLLGVLHDPIFGTSQASMYAQLTIPYSDLTFGTNPIIDSVVLTLPYDYSFNPVYGNAAAQHDIYVYRLTQRITDTIHYSYETFGYDPQWVAKVEDETFAPTDSVYILPADSLPPQLRISMPLAIGEEIKDSSITHPEIFESSANFKDAFYGFYIACDSTKGNSMARMLRGTSRLSVYYSEHPNDTTINNKVHHFPLTINSFNHFQHNYIGTPVAEALNNSGDVTAPYLFLQGMEGIDMNITVPYINRLGNIIINGAQLEVSQTNDLDAGSFTFDPPKQLYFNIKGDSGFYKTADQQVGYPSDTLEDNSVQYHLSMARTLNNVFVIEKDSTSEIAAGNINRYDLSGPDRYMNPYRLVAGSTSHTSKPLKLLLYYTKID, from the coding sequence TTGAAAAAAAATCCTTTTTATCATTGGCTCACAGCCTGTTATATTGTGCTGCTCACTTTGGCGGCGGCTTCCTGTAATGAAAGCACTGAATTAGGCAATGACTTTTTAGACAATGATGATAATCCTATCAATACAATTTTTACGGATACGCTCACGCTAAAAGTGCAGTTGGAACGCCGCGATTCTCTGATTACCAGCAGCAGTGCTACGCAATTACTCGGCGTATTGCACGACCCCATTTTCGGTACTTCACAGGCGAGTATGTATGCCCAGCTCACCATTCCATACTCCGACCTGACCTTTGGCACTAATCCTATTATTGACTCGGTAGTGCTTACTTTGCCCTACGATTATTCTTTTAATCCCGTTTATGGCAATGCGGCGGCGCAACACGATATTTATGTGTATCGCCTCACGCAGCGCATCACCGACACGATACATTATTCTTACGAAACTTTCGGCTACGACCCTCAATGGGTTGCAAAAGTAGAAGATGAAACTTTTGCACCCACCGACTCTGTGTATATTCTTCCTGCCGACTCTCTGCCGCCGCAATTGCGTATTTCAATGCCACTCGCTATCGGCGAAGAAATTAAGGACTCCTCCATAACACACCCCGAAATTTTTGAAAGTAGTGCCAATTTTAAAGATGCTTTTTATGGTTTTTATATTGCTTGCGACTCCACTAAAGGAAATAGCATGGCGCGTATGCTCAGAGGCACTTCGCGGCTTTCGGTGTATTACAGCGAGCATCCGAACGATACCACCATCAACAACAAAGTGCATCATTTCCCTTTAACTATCAACAGTTTTAATCATTTTCAGCACAATTATATCGGTACTCCTGTTGCCGAAGCCCTGAACAATAGCGGCGATGTTACTGCTCCTTATTTATTTCTGCAGGGTATGGAAGGCATTGATATGAACATCACAGTTCCTTACATCAATCGTTTAGGAAATATTATTATCAACGGAGCGCAATTGGAGGTCAGCCAAACGAATGATTTGGACGCAGGCAGTTTTACTTTTGACCCACCCAAGCAACTTTATTTTAATATCAAGGGTGATTCTGGATTTTATAAAACTGCTGACCAGCAAGTCGGCTATCCTTCGGATACTTTGGAAGATAATTCGGTGCAGTATCATTTGAGTATGGCACGCACCCTCAATAATGTGTTTGTAATAGAAAAAGACAGCACTTCAGAAATAGCCGCAGGCAATATAAATCGCTATGATTTGAGTGGTCCTGACCGCTATATGAATCCGTATCGTTTGGTGGCGGGCAGCACTTCGCATACTTCCAAGCCCTTAAAATTATTGCTCTATTATACCAAAATAGATTAA